The window CAGCCGGCCTCCTGGCTCCAGGCGGGCTGACCGTTTCCGCTCAGGGCAGCCGCGAGGGTGATGATGGCGATGAAGAGCTTGATGAAGGGCATCGTCGATCTATCTGGCCGGTGTTGTCCTGCGGGCCAGGAGCCGGGAGCCTGGCTCCGCCACGCGCTACGCGCCGGAGCGCGCACCATTCCTCATGACGGATCGTATCCCGCCATGCAATATGGACGCAGGACAGGGAGTCAGTTATCGAACGTAAAGCCGCTAGCGGTGACTGCTTTACCACAACTAGAGCCGAAAGGGATGCCGTCGAAAGCCACGAGCTCGACGACATCGACTGTAGATTGGAAGAATTGAAAAGTACTTCGCGAGCTGATTCCCGCCTCCACGCCGATGCGCTGACGCTCCGCTACGAGGCACGCACGATCTCGACCGGCCTCTCGGTCGCGATCGCCGACGGCTCGTTCACCGTGATCGTCGGACCCAATGCCTGCGGCAAGTCCACTCTGCTGCGGGCCCTGTCGCGCTTGCTTACGCCGACCGCCGGCCAGGTGATCCTCGACGGACGGCAGATCGGCGAGCGGCCGGCCAAGGAGGTCGCGCGGCGCCTCGGCCTCCTGCCGCAGAGCGCGATCGCTCCAGACGGCATCAGCGTCGCCGACCTCGTCGCCCGCGGCCGCTATCCGCATCAGTCCTTCCTGCGGCAATGGTCGAAGGCGGATGAAGCGGCGGTCGCCGCCGCGATGGAGGCGACGCGCGTCGATGCGCTGGCGACGCGCCCGGTCGACGAGCTCTCCGGCGGCCAGCGCCAGCGGGTCTGGATCGCGATGGTGCTGGCGCAGGAAACGCCGATCCTGCTGCTCGACGAACCGACGACCTTTCTCGACATCGCCCATCAGATCGAGCTGCTCGACCTGCTCGCCGAGCTCAACGCGCAAGGCCGCACCATCGTCGCGGTGCTGCACGACCTCAACCAGGCCTGCCGCTACGCCTCCCATCTTGTCGCGATGAAGGACGGCGCGATCATCGCCGAGGGCAGCCCGGCCAGGATCGTCACGGCCAAGCTGGTCGAGCAGGTTTTTGGCCTGCCCTGCATCGTCATTGCTGATCCCGTTTCGGGGACCCCGCTGATCGTGCCCAAGGGCCGCAGCCATGGCTGAGACCCGGCAGCTTCACATCGGGTTGAGCCTCACCCCGACCTGGCTGAAGGGCAGAGCGGCGGACGATCCTGAATCCCGATCGGGCGGCGATCCCGTGGAGTTCAATCTCGCGCTGACCCGGATGGCGGAACGGGCGAAGCTCGATTTCGTCTTCAAGCCCGACTATCTCCGCATGTATCCGGGTATCGGCGGCGGCCTCGTCAGCCTCGATCCGACGCTTCTCATAACAGCGATCGCGAGAGAGACCGAGAAGATCGGACTCGTCACCACTATCTCGACCAGCTTCAACCCGCCCTTCGTGGTGGCGCGCCAGATTCAGTCGCTGCACTGGGTCAGCAAGGGTCGCGCCGGCCTCAACATCGTCACCTCGATCGAGGGCGCCGAGAATTTTGGCGACGCGCCCATGCCGCCGCCCGAGATCCGCTACCGCAAGGCCGCCGAGTTCACCGACGTCATGCGCCGGCTCTGGCAGAGCTATCCGCACGCGGCGCTGACAGGCGCGGCACCAAGCGCCGCGATCGACCACCGCGGCGAATTCTTCAGCGTGGCGGGGCCGCTCAACGTGCCGGGCCACCCAGCCGGGCCGCCATCGCTGTTCCAGGCCGGCGCCTCCAATATCGGGCGCGATTTTTCCGCCTCGATCGCCGACGCCACCTTCGCCGCCACGCCCGATCGGGAGGCCGGCATCGATCTGCGCGGCGATCTGCGCCGCCGTGCGCAGGGGCATGGCCGCAGCCCGGATTCGGTGCGCGTGCTGCCGGGGCTCCACTTCTTCCTTGCCGAGACGCGCGAGGAGGCTTGGGCGCTGCATGAGCGCGCTCATGCCCATCTCACGCCGGAGCAACGCCGCAAATCGGTGAAATCAGTCCTCGGACTCGATCTCGGCGATCTCGCACCCGAGGCCCGGGTGACCGCGGAGATGCTGCCACCGACCGACACGCCGGTGCGTAGCCGCACCCATGCCGACCTGCTGCGGCGCTTCGTCGAAGCAAACCATCCGACCGTGGCGGAGGTGCTGGCGCGCCCTGAAGTCGTCGGCTCGGCGCATTGGGTTTCAGTTGGAACCGTTGACGACGTCCTCGCCGAGATCGTCGACTGGCATGAGGCCGGGGCGCTGGACGGCTTCATCGCGATCCCGGGCGGCTCAATGCGATCGTTGCAGCTGTTCCTGGAAGAGCTGGTGCCGGCGCTGGCGCGAAGGGGCCTGTTCCGCAGCGACTATGAGGGCTCGACACTGCGCGAGCATCTGCGCCTCGGCGACGAGCGATAGCGCGCTCAGCCGCCGCCCGAGTCCCGCGTCGCCGCCCCCGCCGCTGCGAACAGCGCGGCGCGATGTCCTTCCGCCTCGGCCGTCTTGACGAACGAGACGGTGGTGACGACGCAGGCGATCTCGCCCAGCGCATTGAAGACCGGCGCAGCCTTGCCGGTCAGCAACGAGAACAGGTGCTCGTTCAGCTCCGCGCCCCCGTCTC is drawn from Bosea sp. Tri-49 and contains these coding sequences:
- a CDS encoding NtaA/DmoA family FMN-dependent monooxygenase (This protein belongs to a clade of FMN-dependent monooxygenases, within a broader family of flavin-dependent oxidoreductases, the luciferase-like monooxygenase (LMM) family, some of whose members use coenzyme F420 rather than FMN.) — protein: MAETRQLHIGLSLTPTWLKGRAADDPESRSGGDPVEFNLALTRMAERAKLDFVFKPDYLRMYPGIGGGLVSLDPTLLITAIARETEKIGLVTTISTSFNPPFVVARQIQSLHWVSKGRAGLNIVTSIEGAENFGDAPMPPPEIRYRKAAEFTDVMRRLWQSYPHAALTGAAPSAAIDHRGEFFSVAGPLNVPGHPAGPPSLFQAGASNIGRDFSASIADATFAATPDREAGIDLRGDLRRRAQGHGRSPDSVRVLPGLHFFLAETREEAWALHERAHAHLTPEQRRKSVKSVLGLDLGDLAPEARVTAEMLPPTDTPVRSRTHADLLRRFVEANHPTVAEVLARPEVVGSAHWVSVGTVDDVLAEIVDWHEAGALDGFIAIPGGSMRSLQLFLEELVPALARRGLFRSDYEGSTLREHLRLGDER
- a CDS encoding ABC transporter ATP-binding protein — translated: MKSTSRADSRLHADALTLRYEARTISTGLSVAIADGSFTVIVGPNACGKSTLLRALSRLLTPTAGQVILDGRQIGERPAKEVARRLGLLPQSAIAPDGISVADLVARGRYPHQSFLRQWSKADEAAVAAAMEATRVDALATRPVDELSGGQRQRVWIAMVLAQETPILLLDEPTTFLDIAHQIELLDLLAELNAQGRTIVAVLHDLNQACRYASHLVAMKDGAIIAEGSPARIVTAKLVEQVFGLPCIVIADPVSGTPLIVPKGRSHG